Proteins encoded in a region of the Wenzhouxiangella sp. XN201 genome:
- a CDS encoding carbon starvation protein A, with the protein MNAIALLLIGLGVFALGYLVYSRWIAERIYRLDDDRPTPAHSMRDDIDYVPTNRFVLWGHHFTSVAGAAPIVGPAIAVIWGWGPAFVWVVLGTVLIAGVHDFGAIWASIRNRGQSVGALTGALVSGRARALFMIVIFLLLLMVNAVFAVVIARLFVEYPQSVVPAWSAIAVALVLGQLIRRGHIGLAWLSIAGVIVLYFTIWLGQYMPVALPETALGLGQNAQWILVLFAYAAVASLLPVWVLLQPRDYINGLQLFIGLGLLFAAVVLANPDLVAPMINTGLPDDIPPMIPLLFVTIACGAISGFHGLVASGTTSKQLDRESDARFVGYFGAVGEGCLALAAILACTAGFATLGEWNELYSSFGAGGLAAFVEGGANLMNAGYGLPIAVGTTLLAVMAVLFAATTMDTGIRLQRYIVQEWGQIYGIRALVRKGPSTALAVGCCVGLAFGAGGTEGSGGLVIWPLFGTTNQLLAALTLLVVGLLVVRQGRPPWPLLVPMLGLIAMTVAALLYQLVDFYRAGQWFLLGMDALILVAAIFVALETAAALTRSRRGDNSREPT; encoded by the coding sequence ATGAACGCAATTGCCCTGCTACTCATCGGACTGGGCGTTTTCGCCCTGGGCTACCTGGTCTATTCACGCTGGATCGCCGAGCGCATTTACCGCCTTGACGACGACCGCCCGACCCCGGCGCATTCCATGCGCGACGACATCGACTACGTACCCACCAATCGTTTCGTGTTGTGGGGTCATCACTTCACCTCGGTGGCCGGGGCCGCGCCAATTGTGGGACCTGCCATCGCGGTGATCTGGGGCTGGGGCCCGGCTTTTGTCTGGGTGGTGCTGGGGACCGTCCTGATTGCCGGCGTCCACGACTTCGGCGCGATCTGGGCCAGCATTCGCAACCGCGGCCAGTCGGTCGGGGCACTCACCGGCGCCCTGGTGAGCGGCCGCGCGCGGGCCCTTTTCATGATCGTGATCTTCCTGCTGCTGCTGATGGTCAATGCCGTATTCGCGGTGGTCATCGCGCGGCTGTTCGTCGAGTATCCGCAAAGCGTGGTGCCGGCGTGGAGTGCCATCGCCGTGGCCCTGGTGCTCGGCCAGCTCATCCGCCGCGGCCATATCGGGCTGGCCTGGCTGTCGATCGCCGGGGTGATCGTGCTGTATTTCACCATCTGGCTTGGCCAGTACATGCCCGTGGCGCTACCGGAGACGGCGCTGGGGCTGGGCCAGAACGCCCAGTGGATCCTCGTTTTGTTCGCCTACGCGGCGGTCGCCTCGCTGCTGCCGGTCTGGGTGCTGCTGCAGCCGCGCGATTACATCAACGGCTTGCAGCTTTTCATCGGACTGGGCCTGCTGTTCGCCGCCGTGGTGCTGGCCAATCCGGACCTGGTCGCGCCGATGATCAACACCGGCCTGCCCGACGATATCCCGCCGATGATTCCGCTGCTGTTCGTCACCATCGCCTGTGGTGCCATTTCGGGCTTTCACGGCCTGGTGGCTTCGGGCACGACCTCCAAGCAGCTCGACCGCGAGTCCGACGCGCGTTTTGTCGGCTATTTCGGTGCCGTTGGTGAGGGTTGCCTGGCGCTGGCCGCCATCCTGGCCTGCACCGCCGGCTTCGCCACGCTGGGTGAGTGGAACGAACTGTATTCGAGCTTCGGGGCTGGCGGGCTGGCGGCCTTCGTCGAGGGCGGGGCCAATCTGATGAACGCCGGCTACGGCCTGCCCATCGCCGTGGGCACCACGCTGCTGGCGGTCATGGCCGTGCTGTTCGCGGCCACCACGATGGACACCGGCATCCGCCTGCAACGCTACATCGTCCAGGAATGGGGCCAGATCTACGGTATCCGGGCGCTCGTCCGGAAGGGACCCTCGACCGCGCTGGCGGTCGGCTGCTGTGTCGGCCTGGCCTTCGGCGCCGGCGGCACCGAAGGGTCCGGCGGCCTGGTCATCTGGCCGCTGTTCGGCACCACCAACCAGTTGCTGGCCGCCCTGACCCTCCTGGTTGTCGGGCTGCTCGTCGTGCGCCAGGGACGCCCGCCCTGGCCCCTGCTGGTGCCGATGCTCGGCCTGATCGCAATGACCGTTGCCGCCCTGCTCTACCAGCTGGTCGATTTCTACCGTGCAGGCCAATGGTTCCTGCTGGGCATGGATGCATTGATCCTGGTCGCGGCAATTTTCGTGGCCCTGGAAACGGCCGCCGCCCTGACCCGCAGCCGCCGGGGAGACAACAGCCGGGAGCCGACATGA
- a CDS encoding bifunctional riboflavin kinase/FAD synthetase, which produces MRLVRYLNPDRDKLPATSVAVGNFDGLHLGHQALIAAAREGAGKLAPALMCFEPLPATFFSPDEPQPRLLGVRDRIRLVGEQGIDWLFMLRFNQEFARLSPERFVRDVLVSGARAERVVVGADFRFGSRAAGDVAMLEKLGRRYGFSVVRVDAVEESGERISSTRVRTALSGGDLDTVERLLGRPYVLSGRVLRGRALGRDLGFPTVNLRPPLPPALSGILAVRVSGAGLVSHPGVASIGRRPTIGGDEWLLEVHLFDYDGELYGQHLEVAFVAFIRNEEHFDDLDAMTEQMKKDAEKAKDILKNK; this is translated from the coding sequence ATGCGACTCGTCCGATACCTCAATCCCGACCGCGACAAACTGCCCGCCACCTCCGTGGCGGTGGGCAATTTCGATGGTCTGCATCTCGGCCACCAGGCGCTGATCGCGGCCGCACGCGAAGGGGCCGGCAAGTTGGCCCCGGCGCTGATGTGTTTCGAACCCTTGCCCGCGACCTTTTTCAGTCCGGATGAGCCGCAGCCGCGCCTGCTGGGCGTTCGCGACCGCATTCGCCTGGTCGGCGAGCAGGGCATCGACTGGCTGTTCATGCTGCGCTTCAACCAGGAATTTGCGCGCCTGAGCCCGGAACGATTCGTGCGCGACGTGCTGGTCAGCGGTGCCCGGGCCGAACGGGTGGTCGTCGGCGCCGATTTCCGTTTCGGTTCGCGCGCGGCCGGCGACGTGGCCATGCTCGAAAAGCTGGGCCGCCGCTATGGGTTTTCCGTCGTGCGGGTGGACGCCGTCGAAGAAAGCGGCGAGCGCATCTCTTCAACGCGCGTTCGAACAGCGCTTTCCGGAGGCGACCTGGACACCGTCGAGCGCCTGCTGGGACGGCCCTACGTGCTGTCCGGCCGCGTGCTGCGTGGCCGCGCCCTGGGCCGCGACCTGGGATTTCCCACGGTCAATCTCCGCCCGCCGCTGCCACCGGCGCTGAGCGGTATCCTGGCCGTACGCGTCTCAGGCGCCGGCCTGGTGTCACATCCCGGCGTGGCCAGCATCGGCCGACGCCCGACCATCGGCGGCGATGAATGGCTGCTCGAGGTCCACCTCTTCGATTACGATGGCGAGCTGTACGGCCAGCACCTCGAAGTCGCGTTCGTCGCGTTCATCCGCAACGAGGAACACTTCGATGACCTCGACGCGATGACCGAGCAGATGAAGAAGGATGCGGAGAAGGCTAAGGACATACTCAAAAACAAATGA
- the ileS gene encoding isoleucine--tRNA ligase, with the protein MKASLAQREPGMLEQWYADGLYERIQEATAGRETFVLHDGPPYANGDIHIGHAVNKILKDFVVRSALMAGYRAPYVPGWDCHGLPIELQVEKKVGKVGQKVDAATFRQKCREYAEKQIDNQRTDFKRLGGLGDWDNPYATKDFKYEADMLRALSKIVERGHLKRGVKPVHWCFDCSSALAEAEIEYQDKTSTAVDVLFPAVDAEALGKLFGVSGLADDAGIVIWTTTPWTIPANQAVCLHAELDYDLVRGQREGVQRDLVVASELREVVAERIGLEKVEVLGTVKGAALEHLRLRHPFRDYDVPTILGEHVTTETGTGAVHTAPGHGQEDFDVGLEYDLPVVNPIDGRGVFVEETPVVGGEHVWKANAMLVEHMRANGTLLAAEDFAHSYPHCWRHKSPTAFRTTPQWFIAMDQAGLREDALKAIDQVRWVPDWGQARIRGMIESRPDWCISRQRTWGVPLGFFIDRESQQPHPDTPEILGKFAAIVEKEGVDAWYADDIAERLGVDAEQYEPVPDILDVWFDSGVSHHCVLDQRPELKRPADIYLEGSDQHRGWFHSSLLTSVAMHGIAPYEQVLTHGFTVDAEGKKMSKSQGNVVAPQQVMKTLGADILRLWVAAADYRQEMSVSDEILKRVADAYRRIRNTARFLLGNLHDFDPDENALPLDQLLPLDRYAVDMAARLQNEVTDAYRNYRYLNIYQGVHHFCSVDMGAFYLDIIKDRLYTLPADHPARRSAQTAMHHILEALVRWLAPVCCFTAEEIWAEMPGEREDSVMLATWYEGLDTGDEATRESIQRLRKVREVVGPWLEQLRRDKTIGASLAAEITLEASGKLAEELDAVGDELRFFFISSDVQLAPVAEPMETAEIDGDSLKVAVKPTDHAKCIRCWHHRDSVGENPDHPEICGRCVENIEGPGETRRWG; encoded by the coding sequence ATGAAGGCCTCGCTGGCCCAGCGCGAGCCCGGCATGCTCGAGCAGTGGTATGCCGACGGGCTTTACGAGCGCATCCAGGAAGCCACCGCCGGGCGCGAGACCTTCGTGCTGCACGACGGTCCGCCGTACGCCAACGGCGACATCCACATCGGGCATGCGGTCAACAAGATCCTCAAGGACTTCGTGGTGCGCTCGGCCTTGATGGCCGGCTACCGCGCGCCCTACGTGCCGGGCTGGGATTGCCACGGCCTGCCGATCGAGCTGCAGGTCGAGAAGAAGGTCGGCAAGGTCGGGCAGAAGGTCGATGCGGCCACTTTCCGGCAGAAGTGCCGCGAATACGCCGAGAAACAGATCGACAATCAGCGCACCGACTTCAAGCGTCTGGGCGGTCTGGGTGACTGGGACAACCCCTACGCCACCAAGGACTTCAAGTACGAAGCCGACATGCTGCGTGCGCTCTCAAAGATCGTCGAGCGCGGCCATCTCAAGCGCGGCGTCAAGCCGGTGCACTGGTGCTTCGACTGTTCCTCGGCCCTGGCCGAGGCCGAGATCGAATACCAGGACAAGACCTCCACCGCGGTCGACGTGCTATTCCCGGCCGTCGATGCCGAAGCCTTGGGCAAACTGTTCGGTGTAAGCGGGCTGGCCGATGATGCCGGCATCGTCATCTGGACGACCACGCCCTGGACCATTCCGGCCAACCAGGCGGTCTGCCTGCATGCCGAACTGGATTACGACCTGGTGCGCGGTCAGCGCGAAGGCGTGCAGCGCGACCTGGTCGTGGCCAGCGAACTGCGCGAGGTCGTTGCCGAGCGCATCGGTCTCGAAAAAGTCGAGGTGCTGGGCACGGTCAAGGGTGCGGCGCTGGAGCACCTGCGGCTGCGCCATCCCTTTCGCGACTACGACGTGCCGACCATCCTGGGTGAGCACGTCACCACCGAAACCGGTACCGGTGCGGTCCATACCGCACCCGGCCACGGCCAGGAAGACTTCGATGTCGGGCTCGAATACGACCTGCCGGTGGTCAATCCGATCGACGGGCGCGGCGTATTCGTCGAGGAAACGCCCGTGGTCGGCGGCGAACACGTGTGGAAGGCCAACGCCATGCTGGTCGAGCACATGCGCGCCAACGGCACGCTGCTCGCTGCCGAGGACTTCGCTCACAGCTATCCGCATTGCTGGCGGCACAAGTCGCCGACCGCTTTCCGCACCACGCCGCAGTGGTTTATCGCCATGGACCAGGCCGGACTGCGCGAAGACGCGCTCAAGGCCATCGACCAGGTGCGCTGGGTGCCCGACTGGGGCCAGGCGCGCATCCGCGGCATGATCGAATCCCGCCCGGACTGGTGCATCTCGCGCCAGCGGACCTGGGGCGTGCCGCTGGGCTTTTTCATCGATCGCGAGAGCCAGCAGCCGCATCCGGATACGCCCGAGATACTGGGGAAATTCGCCGCCATCGTCGAGAAGGAAGGCGTGGACGCCTGGTACGCCGACGACATCGCCGAGCGCCTGGGCGTGGATGCCGAGCAGTACGAACCGGTGCCCGATATTCTCGATGTCTGGTTCGACTCAGGCGTCAGTCACCATTGCGTGCTCGACCAGCGCCCCGAGCTCAAACGCCCGGCCGACATCTACCTGGAAGGCTCCGATCAGCATCGCGGCTGGTTCCATTCCTCGCTGTTGACCTCGGTGGCCATGCACGGGATTGCGCCCTACGAGCAGGTGCTCACCCACGGCTTCACCGTCGATGCCGAGGGCAAGAAGATGTCGAAGTCGCAGGGCAACGTGGTCGCCCCGCAGCAGGTCATGAAGACGCTTGGCGCCGATATCCTGCGCCTGTGGGTGGCGGCGGCCGATTATCGCCAGGAGATGAGCGTCTCCGACGAGATCCTCAAGCGCGTGGCCGACGCCTACCGCCGCATCCGCAATACCGCGCGTTTCCTGCTCGGCAACCTGCACGACTTCGATCCTGACGAGAACGCACTGCCGCTCGACCAGTTGCTGCCGCTCGATCGCTATGCCGTCGACATGGCGGCCAGACTGCAAAACGAGGTCACCGACGCCTACCGCAATTACCGCTATCTCAACATCTACCAGGGCGTGCACCACTTCTGCAGCGTCGATATGGGCGCGTTCTATCTCGACATCATCAAGGACCGCCTCTACACCCTGCCGGCCGACCATCCGGCCCGCCGCTCGGCGCAAACGGCCATGCACCATATCCTCGAGGCCCTGGTGCGTTGGCTCGCGCCGGTGTGCTGTTTCACCGCCGAAGAAATCTGGGCCGAGATGCCGGGTGAGCGCGAGGATTCGGTCATGCTCGCCACCTGGTACGAAGGGCTCGACACGGGTGACGAGGCCACACGCGAGAGCATCCAGCGCCTGCGCAAAGTGCGCGAAGTGGTCGGTCCCTGGCTCGAACAGCTCAGGCGCGACAAGACCATCGGCGCGTCCCTGGCGGCCGAGATCACGCTGGAAGCCTCCGGCAAGCTGGCCGAAGAACTCGATGCCGTCGGTGATGAACTGCGTTTCTTCTTCATCTCGTCGGACGTGCAACTGGCGCCGGTGGCCGAGCCGATGGAAACCGCCGAGATCGACGGCGATTCGCTCAAGGTGGCGGTCAAGCCGACCGATCACGCCAAGTGCATCCGCTGCTGGCACCACCGCGACAGCGTCGGCGAAAACCCGGACCACCCGGAAATCTGCGGCCGCTGCGTCGAAAACATCGAAGGCCCGGGCGAGACCCGGCGTTGGGGTTGA
- the lspA gene encoding signal peptidase II: MRPTRYGLWLLLAGLIIGLDQLTKHLAIQYLELYRPHEVLSWFNLTLAHNTGAAFSFLAGGSGWQRWFLSIVAVVIVVVLLIWLWRLPHRARLLPTALSLVIGGAIGNLIDRIRFGYVIDFIDVHYADWHWPAFNLADSAIVIGVILLLIDSLFPNRHQHHA; this comes from the coding sequence ATGCGACCGACGCGATACGGGCTTTGGCTGCTGCTGGCCGGATTGATTATTGGGCTCGATCAGCTGACCAAGCATCTGGCGATCCAGTATCTCGAGCTTTACCGGCCCCACGAGGTGTTGTCCTGGTTCAATCTGACCCTGGCGCACAACACCGGCGCGGCCTTCAGCTTCCTGGCCGGCGGCAGCGGCTGGCAGCGCTGGTTCCTGTCGATCGTGGCCGTGGTCATCGTCGTCGTACTGCTGATCTGGCTGTGGCGCCTGCCACACCGCGCCCGTTTGCTGCCCACCGCACTATCGCTGGTCATCGGCGGGGCCATCGGCAACCTGATCGACCGCATCCGCTTCGGCTACGTCATCGACTTCATCGACGTCCACTACGCCGATTGGCACTGGCCCGCCTTCAACCTGGCCGACTCCGCCATCGTCATCGGCGTCATCCTGCTACTCATCGACAGCCTCTTCCCCAACCGCCACCAGCATCACGCCTAA
- a CDS encoding type II toxin-antitoxin system prevent-host-death family antitoxin: protein MRKVPVAEAKANLSELLKAVEAGEEIVITRRGRAVARLSSQQPLKAADVLAPLWDSPIDLEAPEDRAPEPVPEWDD, encoded by the coding sequence ATGCGCAAAGTCCCTGTAGCAGAAGCCAAGGCAAACCTCTCGGAACTGCTCAAGGCCGTCGAGGCCGGCGAGGAAATCGTCATTACGCGCCGAGGCCGGGCCGTGGCTCGGTTGTCCTCGCAGCAGCCGCTCAAGGCTGCTGATGTGCTCGCGCCGCTTTGGGACAGCCCCATCGATCTCGAAGCCCCCGAAGATCGTGCTCCTGAACCGGTTCCGGAATGGGATGACTGA
- a CDS encoding PIN domain-containing protein: MSQYLLDTNILIAAIKGREPVRKRLERIDAPNILISPIVLGELLTGVEKSQRRTSNRQRLLGVLEGFRLIEMAPDVAIRYGELRATLETRGTPIGANDLWIAAQALALGVTLVTDNEREFRRVDDLAVENWLAE, translated from the coding sequence GTGTCGCAGTACCTGCTCGACACAAATATTCTCATTGCCGCCATCAAGGGACGGGAGCCTGTCCGAAAACGCCTGGAGCGGATAGATGCGCCGAACATCCTTATCTCACCCATCGTACTGGGCGAACTGCTCACCGGCGTCGAAAAGAGCCAGCGCAGGACGTCCAACCGCCAGCGCCTGCTTGGCGTGCTCGAAGGCTTCCGATTGATCGAAATGGCTCCCGACGTAGCGATTCGTTACGGCGAGCTGCGAGCCACACTGGAAACCCGCGGTACGCCCATCGGTGCCAATGATTTATGGATCGCGGCTCAAGCCCTGGCGCTCGGTGTCACGCTGGTAACCGACAACGAACGCGAGTTTCGCCGCGTTGACGACCTGGCAGTCGAAAACTGGCTGGCCGAGTGA
- a CDS encoding Bax inhibitor-1/YccA family protein, with protein sequence MDDSARRVLRNTWNLLALTLLFSAGTALLSMANNWPHPGMLITLVGYFGLLFLTYALRNSAWGILSTFALTGFMGLTLGPIISLYLTMFSNGSEIVFAAMASTGVAFIGLSGFAMITKKDFSFLGPMLFVGILVAFVAGLAAYFFSMPALSLAVSAMFSLLMCGLILYQTQQIVRGGETNYIMATVTLFVSIYNLFLSLLHLFGFFFGEE encoded by the coding sequence ATGGACGACAGTGCGCGCCGTGTGCTGCGCAATACCTGGAATCTGCTGGCCCTGACGCTTTTGTTCAGCGCCGGCACCGCGCTGCTTTCGATGGCCAACAACTGGCCCCATCCGGGCATGCTGATCACGCTGGTCGGCTATTTCGGTCTGCTGTTTCTGACCTACGCCTTGCGCAACTCCGCCTGGGGCATTCTCAGCACCTTCGCGCTGACCGGCTTCATGGGTCTGACCCTGGGCCCGATCATCAGCCTCTACCTGACGATGTTCAGCAATGGCAGCGAGATCGTGTTTGCCGCCATGGCCTCGACCGGTGTGGCCTTCATCGGCCTGTCGGGCTTCGCCATGATCACCAAGAAGGACTTCAGCTTCCTCGGGCCGATGCTGTTCGTCGGCATCCTGGTGGCCTTCGTGGCCGGCCTGGCGGCGTACTTCTTCAGCATGCCGGCGCTGAGCCTGGCGGTGAGCGCCATGTTCTCCCTGCTGATGTGCGGGCTGATTCTGTACCAGACCCAGCAGATCGTGCGCGGCGGCGAGACCAACTACATCATGGCCACCGTCACGCTGTTCGTGTCGATCTACAACCTGTTCCTGAGCCTGCTGCACCTGTTCGGCTTTTTCTTCGGCGAGGAATAG
- a CDS encoding four helix bundle protein, producing MGTISRFEDIEAWKEARVLVQLVYRCCSNTALNRDFGLRDQLQRSGVSVMANIAEGFERKNPNEFKHFLRVARGSCAEVQSHLYVALDTGQIKPSQFEFLQNQAISTARKISAFQRYLNTN from the coding sequence ATGGGGACGATTTCTCGGTTTGAGGACATTGAGGCATGGAAAGAGGCTCGGGTGCTCGTGCAGCTCGTCTATCGTTGCTGCAGCAATACTGCGCTGAACCGGGATTTCGGTCTGCGAGATCAGTTACAGCGATCGGGGGTTTCGGTGATGGCCAATATCGCCGAGGGATTCGAGCGTAAGAATCCCAATGAATTCAAGCATTTCCTCCGAGTTGCCCGTGGGTCATGTGCCGAGGTGCAATCCCATCTGTATGTCGCCCTCGATACCGGCCAGATCAAACCCAGTCAGTTCGAATTCCTGCAAAATCAAGCCATTAGCACCGCACGCAAGATCAGCGCATTTCAGCGCTACCTGAACACCAATTAG
- a CDS encoding 50S ribosomal protein L25/general stress protein Ctc, with protein sequence MAKAKQTKIPAEMRTDVGKGASRRLRRAGRVPAVVYGGDREPASITIDHAFLLHEAETEAFHSSILELNVGKKKQKVVLRDLQRHPFKPLLTHADFLRVSDDHAIRMHVPIHFVGEEHSPAGKAAGVVISHQVVEVEIEALPKDLPEYLEVDLTNFEPGESVMLSEIPLPEGVIIPLLAHEGEEHDYAVVTAIYIRAGQGTGEMAAEADAAMAEASDVETIGEEEEAEAAEGEEGEGEEGEEGDDEKAEGEKSEDDDKSKKD encoded by the coding sequence ATGGCCAAAGCCAAACAAACCAAGATTCCGGCAGAGATGCGTACGGACGTAGGGAAAGGTGCGAGCCGCCGCCTGCGCCGTGCGGGCCGGGTGCCCGCCGTGGTTTACGGCGGCGACCGGGAACCTGCCAGCATTACCATCGATCACGCTTTCCTGCTGCACGAAGCCGAAACAGAGGCGTTCCACTCCTCCATCCTCGAGCTCAACGTCGGCAAGAAGAAGCAGAAGGTTGTGCTGCGTGACCTGCAGCGCCATCCGTTCAAGCCGCTGCTGACCCATGCCGATTTCCTGCGCGTTTCCGACGACCATGCCATCCGCATGCACGTGCCGATTCACTTCGTCGGCGAAGAGCATTCGCCGGCCGGCAAGGCAGCTGGCGTGGTGATCTCCCACCAGGTGGTGGAAGTTGAAATCGAAGCGCTGCCCAAAGACCTGCCCGAGTACCTGGAAGTCGACCTGACCAATTTCGAGCCGGGCGAGAGCGTCATGCTCAGCGAAATTCCGCTGCCCGAAGGCGTCATCATTCCGCTGCTGGCCCACGAAGGCGAAGAGCACGACTACGCCGTTGTGACCGCCATCTACATTCGTGCCGGTCAGGGTACGGGTGAAATGGCCGCCGAAGCCGATGCCGCCATGGCCGAAGCCTCCGACGTCGAAACCATCGGCGAAGAGGAAGAAGCCGAAGCCGCCGAGGGCGAAGAAGGCGAAGGCGAAGAAGGCGAAGAAGGCGACGACGAGAAGGCCGAG